In one window of Meiothermus sp. DNA:
- a CDS encoding zinc-binding dehydrogenase produces the protein MRGLLFTPSIPRYVAAKLLGKRYPTRALSLQLTTLPEPERPPGFERLKVRLAGICGSDLALLYGKQAPTLSGMFSFPAVLGHEILAELGGVRVVVNPVLACLERGLPDCPACARGDDHLCFNVAEGNLGPGMIGFCNSLGGGWAQRMVAHRERIFPINEQVPDERAVLTEPAAVVLHGLRQAWGKGRPPTDLRPSPEGSYPSADSMNWPEQMLVIGAGTIGLLTVKMLRVLGFEGPLYAVARHPRQAELAQLLGANQIFPSTQAAQQAVGARRYRGILGAISWRGGFEGVVEASGSPGGLQQASWAVREGGRVLLLGAPATALHDFSPYWFREIGLLGSYAYSWDDFAQTVKLLPELNGIEAMVTHRFGLEAWPEAIKAAATRRGIKVVFKP, from the coding sequence ATGCGCGGTTTGCTTTTTACCCCTTCCATACCGCGTTACGTGGCTGCTAAGTTGCTGGGCAAGCGCTATCCCACCAGGGCGTTGTCCCTTCAACTAACCACCCTGCCCGAGCCCGAACGTCCTCCGGGCTTCGAGCGTTTGAAGGTGCGGCTTGCGGGCATCTGCGGGAGTGACCTGGCCCTGCTCTATGGCAAACAAGCCCCCACCCTCTCGGGGATGTTCTCCTTTCCGGCGGTGCTGGGGCACGAAATTCTGGCTGAACTGGGGGGGGTACGGGTGGTGGTCAATCCAGTACTGGCCTGCCTCGAGCGCGGCCTACCGGACTGCCCGGCCTGCGCCAGGGGCGACGATCACCTGTGCTTTAACGTGGCCGAAGGCAACCTGGGGCCCGGCATGATTGGTTTTTGCAATAGCCTGGGCGGTGGCTGGGCCCAGCGCATGGTGGCCCACCGCGAGCGCATTTTTCCCATAAACGAGCAGGTGCCCGACGAACGTGCCGTGCTGACCGAACCGGCGGCAGTGGTCTTGCATGGGCTGCGGCAAGCCTGGGGGAAGGGCAGGCCACCGACGGATCTCCGGCCAAGCCCGGAAGGTTCGTACCCATCTGCCGACAGCATGAACTGGCCTGAGCAGATGCTGGTCATCGGGGCGGGAACCATTGGGCTCTTGACCGTCAAAATGCTGCGGGTGCTGGGCTTTGAGGGGCCTCTGTATGCCGTAGCCCGCCACCCCCGCCAGGCCGAACTGGCCCAACTGTTGGGCGCCAACCAGATATTCCCCTCCACCCAAGCCGCCCAGCAAGCCGTGGGAGCCCGGCGCTACCGGGGCATCCTGGGGGCGATCTCCTGGCGGGGTGGCTTCGAGGGGGTGGTGGAGGCTTCCGGTTCTCCCGGAGGTTTGCAGCAGGCCAGTTGGGCGGTGCGCGAAGGGGGGCGGGTCTTGCTGCTGGGCGCCCCGGCCACGGCCCTCCACGATTTTTCGCCCTACTGGTTCCGCGAGATCGGGCTTCTGGGCAGCTATGCCTATAGCTGGGACGACTTTGCCCAGACCGTCAAGCTGCTGCCCGAGCTAAACGGCATCGAGGCCATGGTGACCCACCGGTTCGGCCTGGAAGCCTGGCCCGAGGCCATCAAGGCCGCAGCAACCCGGCGGGGCATCAAAGTGGTGTTCAAACCCTAG
- the metF gene encoding methylenetetrahydrofolate reductase [NAD(P)H], whose amino-acid sequence MKISTLLQSARPVFSFEFFPPKTPQGEVALFRALHELKPLEPGFVSITYGAGGSERSKTAEWAARIQNEVGLVAMAHLTCVGSTRQELLEVLHAYARVGVQNIMALRGDPPKGVRVFQPVAGGFRYASELIALIRAEFGDTFAVAGGGYPEGHPEAVSLEADLQNLKRKVEAGLDFVVTQLFFNNALYFGFVERARRMGITVPIIPGLMPITDLAQIRRFMDMCGASIPGPLLSRLEKAQSPEEVLEIGVEHTTRQAQELLAAGVPGIHLYTLNKSPATRRVMQNLQTVLR is encoded by the coding sequence ATGAAGATTAGCACCCTTTTACAAAGTGCCCGGCCTGTCTTTTCCTTTGAGTTTTTTCCACCCAAAACCCCCCAGGGCGAGGTTGCACTGTTTCGTGCCCTGCACGAGCTAAAGCCTCTCGAGCCCGGCTTTGTCTCCATCACCTACGGGGCCGGGGGCAGCGAGCGCAGCAAAACCGCCGAATGGGCGGCCCGTATCCAGAACGAGGTGGGCCTGGTGGCCATGGCCCACCTGACCTGCGTGGGCAGTACCCGCCAAGAACTGCTGGAGGTGTTGCATGCGTATGCCCGGGTGGGGGTGCAGAACATCATGGCTTTGCGGGGCGATCCCCCCAAGGGAGTGCGGGTGTTCCAGCCGGTGGCCGGGGGGTTTCGCTATGCCTCAGAGTTAATTGCGCTCATCCGGGCCGAGTTTGGCGACACCTTCGCGGTGGCCGGCGGGGGTTACCCCGAGGGGCATCCGGAGGCGGTAAGCCTCGAGGCCGACCTGCAAAACCTCAAGCGCAAAGTGGAGGCCGGACTCGACTTTGTGGTCACCCAACTCTTTTTCAACAATGCGCTGTACTTTGGCTTTGTCGAGCGGGCCCGCCGCATGGGGATTACCGTTCCGATCATACCCGGCCTGATGCCCATCACCGATCTGGCCCAGATTCGCCGCTTTATGGACATGTGTGGGGCCAGCATCCCGGGGCCGTTGCTCTCCAGGTTGGAGAAAGCCCAGTCCCCCGAGGAAGTGCTGGAAATTGGGGTCGAACATACCACCCGCCAGGCCCAGGAACTGCTGGCAGCGGGGGTTCCGGGCATTCACCTTTATACCCTCAACAAATCGCCCGCTACCCGGAGGGTGATGCAGAACCTGCAAACGGTGCTGCGGTGA
- a CDS encoding O-acetylhomoserine aminocarboxypropyltransferase/cysteine synthase family protein produces MDFSSLAVLSGLPEQDPYNAVGVPIYATAAYGFADLEDGAHKFATNQGYTYTRIQNPTVAALEARLTALEAALGAVCLASGQAASFAALLALVRSGDEIVASPGLFGGTVGLLNQVLGLMGVRVHFVEPEAAAVESALSEKTSAVFVEVLGNPSLRLPDLEGLARLCDKRQVALVVDNTFGAVGALARPLEHGAHVVVHSLTKWASGHGSILGGAVLSRETPLWQRYTQFTSPDAQGRIPWEQHGARCFLERVRQLGLSLGGMVLSPFNAYLLFQGLETLELRVERASQTALALAGWLQSQPQVAWVRYPGLAPDPAHARATRYLRGVFGSILTFGIRGGLEGASRFLAQLRILQAPNVGDVRTLAVHPWSTTHARIPEPARRAAGVGPEMIRLSVGLESPQDIQQMLEEGLRAVEGVAHED; encoded by the coding sequence GTGGACTTTTCCAGTCTGGCTGTTTTGAGTGGGCTTCCCGAACAAGACCCCTACAACGCGGTGGGCGTGCCGATATACGCCACGGCTGCTTATGGCTTCGCAGACCTGGAGGACGGCGCTCACAAGTTTGCTACCAACCAGGGCTACACCTACACCCGTATCCAAAACCCTACAGTAGCGGCCCTCGAGGCCCGCTTAACAGCCCTGGAGGCAGCCTTAGGTGCGGTGTGCCTGGCTTCGGGCCAGGCAGCCAGCTTTGCTGCCTTGCTGGCCCTGGTGCGTTCGGGTGATGAAATCGTGGCCAGTCCTGGTTTGTTTGGGGGGACGGTGGGTCTTTTGAACCAGGTGCTGGGCCTGATGGGGGTTCGGGTTCATTTTGTGGAGCCCGAGGCGGCAGCGGTAGAAAGCGCCCTGAGTGAGAAAACCAGCGCCGTGTTTGTAGAAGTGCTGGGGAACCCCTCGCTCAGGCTCCCAGACCTGGAGGGGCTGGCCCGGCTCTGCGATAAACGGCAAGTGGCCCTGGTGGTGGACAATACCTTTGGCGCGGTGGGGGCGCTGGCCCGCCCGCTCGAGCACGGGGCGCATGTGGTGGTGCATAGCCTGACCAAGTGGGCCAGCGGGCATGGCTCCATTCTGGGAGGAGCGGTGCTGTCGCGGGAAACCCCGCTCTGGCAGCGCTATACCCAGTTCACCAGCCCCGATGCCCAGGGCAGAATCCCCTGGGAACAGCATGGGGCGCGATGTTTCTTGGAGCGGGTGCGCCAACTGGGGTTGTCGCTGGGCGGTATGGTACTCTCGCCCTTCAATGCTTACCTGTTGTTTCAGGGCCTGGAGACCCTGGAGTTGCGGGTTGAGCGCGCCAGCCAGACCGCTCTGGCCCTGGCGGGCTGGCTCCAGTCCCAGCCGCAGGTGGCCTGGGTGCGCTACCCGGGCCTGGCCCCAGACCCAGCCCATGCTCGGGCTACCCGGTATCTGCGCGGGGTTTTTGGCAGCATCCTGACCTTTGGGATTCGGGGTGGGCTTGAGGGGGCCAGCCGCTTTTTGGCCCAGTTGAGAATCCTCCAGGCCCCCAACGTGGGTGATGTCCGCACCCTGGCCGTGCATCCCTGGAGCACCACCCACGCCCGCATTCCCGAACCGGCCCGCCGGGCTGCCGGGGTAGGGCCGGAGATGATCCGTCTTTCGGTGGGGCTCGAGAGTCCCCAGGACATTCAGCAGATGCTTGAAGAAGGTCTGCGGGCGGTGGAGGGGGTGGCCCATGAAGATTAG